The following coding sequences lie in one Oscillatoria salina IIICB1 genomic window:
- a CDS encoding alpha/beta fold hydrolase has translation MQDWWQKQFPQGRQYLKITDARGNPVQIAYGEKGRGKPLIFVHGLGIWSISWQHNIDFFAQYYRVICFDLKGYGFSDKPAYPDKSGYKIIELERILAALEIKAAAVVTESVWGAVGLAVAEEKPELIDRLIVIGGTIFPKKLPNIGLKIMAVIPLSLVRIIDILRLPKILAPLTRWNLRQIRSEVVVRGEIPPEDVYWQAYPYINFLHASTRLVIDVKQAAAEISCLQQQKPCLLSKIQDKLETITCPTLVLWGAKDRWFPVTEARKLDDRLPNSRLKIIPDCGHDVSADCPDEMNQILLEFLQDTDY, from the coding sequence ATGCAAGATTGGTGGCAAAAACAGTTTCCTCAAGGTCGTCAATACCTGAAAATTACCGATGCTAGGGGTAATCCTGTGCAAATTGCTTACGGCGAAAAAGGTAGAGGAAAACCGTTAATTTTTGTTCATGGATTAGGAATTTGGAGTATTAGTTGGCAACACAATATTGACTTTTTTGCTCAATACTACCGCGTGATTTGCTTCGATCTTAAAGGCTATGGCTTTTCTGATAAACCAGCTTATCCCGATAAATCTGGTTATAAAATAATCGAACTAGAACGCATTTTAGCAGCCTTAGAAATCAAAGCGGCGGCGGTTGTAACTGAGTCAGTTTGGGGTGCAGTGGGTTTAGCAGTGGCTGAAGAGAAACCAGAATTGATCGATCGCTTAATAGTCATTGGTGGGACGATTTTCCCGAAAAAACTGCCGAATATAGGGTTAAAAATTATGGCAGTTATACCCTTAAGTTTAGTTAGAATTATCGATATCTTGCGCTTGCCGAAAATTTTAGCACCACTGACGCGCTGGAATTTACGCCAAATTCGTAGTGAAGTAGTTGTCAGAGGAGAAATTCCCCCAGAAGATGTGTATTGGCAAGCTTATCCTTATATTAATTTTCTCCATGCGTCAACAAGGTTAGTAATCGATGTTAAGCAAGCTGCGGCAGAAATTAGCTGCTTGCAGCAACAAAAACCTTGTCTGTTAAGCAAAATTCAAGACAAACTAGAAACAATTACTTGTCCGACATTGGTACTTTGGGGTGCGAAGGATCGTTGGTTTCCCGTAACTGAGGCGAGAAAACTAGACGATCGCTTGCCAAACTCTCGCTTAAAGATTATCCCCGATTGCGGACATGATGTCAGCGCCGACTGTCCCGACGAAATGAATCAAATTTTGCTGGAGTTTCTCCAAGATACGGATTATTGA